AAGGAACTTATTCATTTCGAATCATATAGGTATCAATGTAAACACCTGGCAATAACGAATTATTGGGTCTTCACCCTAGGATCAACAATTCCATACAACAGGTCTGCCAGAATCCCAATTACAATAAAGAAAAAAGAAGAAATCAGTACTGATCCCATCACCACCGGGAAATCCAGTTTTTCCAATGCATCCACCGTTACTTTCCCGATCCCTTTCCAGCCGAAGATATATTCCACAAAAAAAGCGCCGGCCAGCAGTTCCGCAAACCAGCCGGTTATGGCCGTGATCACAGGATTGAGCGCATTGCGGAGCGCATGACGCCAGATCACAATTCTTTTACTTAGTCCTTTTGCGTATGCAGTTCGGATATAGTCCTGCGTTAGTACGTCCAGCATGGAGCTGCGGGTGAGCTGTGTGATGATGGCCAGCGGGCGGATGCCCAATGTAAACGCCGGCAGTATCAGGTTCTGCATGCTCCAGTACCGCTCCCCTGTTGTTTCATCGATATCGAACCAGCTCCCGGTCATATGCAGACCGGTTACATCGCTCAATAAAAATCCAAAAATGTAAGCCACAACGATGCCCATGAAAAATGAAGGCGCTGAAATACCCAGCACACTGGTAAATACAGCACTGGTGTCCATCCAGGTGTTCTTCTTCACGGCAGCGAGTATGCCCAGTGGAATGCCCAATGCAATTGCGATGATCATGGCCGCAATCGCCAGGATGATGGTTCCTGGAAGGGCTTCCATCAAAAGCGTCCACACATCTTTCTTGGTTTGATAAGAGCGCCGGAGATACGGCACTTTCACGCCGACCTTCGTTTCACCACCTATAAAAAATCCCCTGAGTTGCTTCTTTTCAATATCAGCCCTGGTGTGAATGGCGATGGGCGAAATATCATTGAGGTATAAAAAGAATTGTTTGTATTTGGGTTGATCCAGGTACAGTTCCTTGCGGATATTCTCCTGGGTGGCGGCATCGGCGCGCTGCCCCATGATCAATCGACTGGGATCTCCGAAACCCTGGAACAGGAAGAATACTACCACTACCACGCCGAGCATCACGAGGATACCATAGAAGATCCGCCTGGTAATGTATTTGATCATGATTGCAGTTGATGGTTGAAGCTAAGCAATACGGACCGGTCCGCAAAACCTGGCCTATTCAGATGTAGAGAATTTCGGAGTGCTGCTTTGCTGCAGGCTATCCGGAATCGGCTCATAGGTCTGGGTATCGGCAGGCTGTCCGGGTTGAGCGGGCAGTTCCTGCAATACTTTCACGGCGCGTTCCAGGTCTGAGTAAGCCCATTTGCCGAGGATATTGCCATTCTTCACCAGCATCAGGGTTGGATTGGCCCTGGCGGCGGTTTTGATAGCAACGGCATCACAGGCAAGCGGGGTCATCTGGGTGAACACTTTCAGCGGGTTCTCTCTGAGCGTTTCGAAAGGAATGCTGGTAACGAGGAATGGTTCTATCTGTTTATTTCTCGCAGTAGTGATCACGATGTTCATGATGCCCGGCCAGTTGCCATGTTTGTAATCGTTCTTTACAAAGAGATAGAGCTGGTACCTGTCTTCAGCAAGTAAAGCATCGGTTGTATCGTTACCCCAGTAGGTTTTGAGGGCGAAGTCTTTGATCTTTGGAGATGCATTTCCTTTGCGCACTACTTTATCATATCGTTTCACGAAAGTATAGATGCTGTCATCGAAATCATCGGGGAATGATTCGGCGGTGAATTCCACTTCTTTTCCATCTTTCTTATATACAAAATTGATCACGGTGCTGTCGGGGATGGAGCCGGCAGGCGCTTTCATGTTCGCGGGGATATTGTTGCCGATCTTGTAAGGCAGACAATCCACCACCGGCAGATGCAGCAGCACAAACCATTGCAACGCAATGGTGAGCACAGTGGAGAAGAAAAGGATCAGTATGCTGTTCCTCACGCTGAGCGCGGGTTTGATGCGATTACTATAAAGGAAGATGGGGATAATGAGCACCAGCAGGAAGATATCTTTCATGAAGCTCTGGTCTGCTGTGAGGGGAATGCAATCGCCGAAGCAGCCGCATTCGCGCACTTTTCCGGAGAAAAGCGCATAACCGGTAAGGAAAGTAAAGAAGATGATGAGCAGCAGGAGCAACCAGCTGAAGAGTCGCATTTTGTAGCCCACCAGTACTGCCACACCTGCGATGATCTCGAAAGTGATCATGAGGATGGAGAATGTGAGGGTGTAATTGTTGAGCCAGTGCATGTTCCAGATCTCGAAGAACTCCTGCATTTTATAGCTGAGGCCGAGCGGATCATTGGCTTTTACAAGTCCTGAGAAAATGAATAGAACGCCTACGATAATGCGCGAAATGTTCAGGAAGGTTTTCATTGCTGTGAAAATTTTCAGTGATGAGGGTCGGATTATTTGGATTTATCCCTGGTGCTTACCCTCTCTGATGAGGATGAGCGCAAAGATGGAATAGTTGATAATGTCTACATAATTGGCGTCGATGCCTTCGCTGATGATGGTTTTGCCATCGTTCTGAAGGATCTGGCGGATGCGGATGAGCTTCACCAGGATGAGGTCTACCAGGCTTTCCTGGCTGAGTGAACGCCATGCTTCACCGTAATCGTGGTTCTTGGCTTCCATTACATTCTTTACGAAACCGATCTTCTGGTTGTACAGTCTTTCTACTTCAGTAACGGGAAGGTCTTCCACGGTGGCGTCTTTCTTATCCATCTGGATCAGCCCGATAATGCCGTAATTCACCATGGCCATGAATTCGCCGGTGATATCCTCCCCTACTTTATTGGTCTTGGTTTCCTGGATGGTGCGGATGCGCTGGGCCTTGATGAAGATCTGGTCCATGATGCTGATGGGCCGCAGCACGCGCCAACTGGTGCCGTAATCACTTGCCTTTTTCAGAAAGATATCTTTGCAGGATTGAACTACCTCGTCGTATTGCTGATTCGTCATAGTAAGAATGATGGTACCTTTAGGGCCTAAAAATAAGTAACAAAGTACAAATGTTTACACTGAATTGTTCAGGCAGGATGCTGATATTGGATAAACCTGTGGTGATGGGCATCATCAATGTAACGCCGGATTCCTTCTTTAGTGGAAGCCGTGTTACGGCAGATACGGCCGTACAGCAGGCGGAGCGTATGTTACAGGATGGCGCGGGGATGCTGGATATTGGCGGACAATCAACCCGTCCCGGAAGCGAGCGGATCTCTGCCCAGGAAGAGACAGACCGCGTGGTGCCGGCCATTGAAGCCATTGTAAAAGCTTTCCCTGATGTTAACATTTCCATCGATACCTATTATGCGAAAGTGGCGGAAGCCGCTGTAAAAGCCGGCGCTGCCATTGTGAACGATATCAGCAGCGGGGATATGGACGATGAGATGATCACAACGGTTGGTCGGTTATGCGTTCCTTATATCGCGATGCATATGCAGGGAACGCCTGATAATATGCAACAGGATCCCTTATACGAAGATGTGACCCGCGAAGTGCTGGATTATTTCATTCAGAAAATGGAAGTCTGCCGGAGAGCAGGAATAAATGATATCATCCTCGATCCCGGAATCGGTTTCGGAAAAACGGACGCACATAATTTTGAACTGATCCGCAATCTGAAAATAATCGGCGAACTGGGCAAGCCGGTGTTGCTCGGTATTTCAAGAAAAGGACTGATCAACAGAACGC
This portion of the Pseudobacter ginsenosidimutans genome encodes:
- the folP gene encoding dihydropteroate synthase, translating into MFTLNCSGRMLILDKPVVMGIINVTPDSFFSGSRVTADTAVQQAERMLQDGAGMLDIGGQSTRPGSERISAQEETDRVVPAIEAIVKAFPDVNISIDTYYAKVAEAAVKAGAAIVNDISSGDMDDEMITTVGRLCVPYIAMHMQGTPDNMQQDPLYEDVTREVLDYFIQKMEVCRRAGINDIILDPGIGFGKTDAHNFELIRNLKIIGELGKPVLLGISRKGLINRTLEIKAAEALNGTTVLNTMGLMNGASILRVHDVKEAVEAMKLYDAYVG
- a CDS encoding DUF1599 domain-containing protein — translated: MTNQQYDEVVQSCKDIFLKKASDYGTSWRVLRPISIMDQIFIKAQRIRTIQETKTNKVGEDITGEFMAMVNYGIIGLIQMDKKDATVEDLPVTEVERLYNQKIGFVKNVMEAKNHDYGEAWRSLSQESLVDLILVKLIRIRQILQNDGKTIISEGIDANYVDIINYSIFALILIREGKHQG
- a CDS encoding BT_3928 family protein, which gives rise to MKTFLNISRIIVGVLFIFSGLVKANDPLGLSYKMQEFFEIWNMHWLNNYTLTFSILMITFEIIAGVAVLVGYKMRLFSWLLLLLIIFFTFLTGYALFSGKVRECGCFGDCIPLTADQSFMKDIFLLVLIIPIFLYSNRIKPALSVRNSILILFFSTVLTIALQWFVLLHLPVVDCLPYKIGNNIPANMKAPAGSIPDSTVINFVYKKDGKEVEFTAESFPDDFDDSIYTFVKRYDKVVRKGNASPKIKDFALKTYWGNDTTDALLAEDRYQLYLFVKNDYKHGNWPGIMNIVITTARNKQIEPFLVTSIPFETLRENPLKVFTQMTPLACDAVAIKTAARANPTLMLVKNGNILGKWAYSDLERAVKVLQELPAQPGQPADTQTYEPIPDSLQQSSTPKFSTSE
- a CDS encoding ABC transporter permease codes for the protein MIKYITRRIFYGILVMLGVVVVVFFLFQGFGDPSRLIMGQRADAATQENIRKELYLDQPKYKQFFLYLNDISPIAIHTRADIEKKQLRGFFIGGETKVGVKVPYLRRSYQTKKDVWTLLMEALPGTIILAIAAMIIAIALGIPLGILAAVKKNTWMDTSAVFTSVLGISAPSFFMGIVVAYIFGFLLSDVTGLHMTGSWFDIDETTGERYWSMQNLILPAFTLGIRPLAIITQLTRSSMLDVLTQDYIRTAYAKGLSKRIVIWRHALRNALNPVITAITGWFAELLAGAFFVEYIFGWKGIGKVTVDALEKLDFPVVMGSVLISSFFFIVIGILADLLYGIVDPRVKTQ